Sequence from the Enhydrobacter sp. genome:
AGGACTCCTGCACGGTGCTGCGCTTCGCGCCCAACCAGGACGACGAGCACGGCACGCTGATCCACCGCCGCGACGGCAGCTGGGCCTTTTCCTACGCCCCGGGCGACGACGACGACGAACCCATCTTCAAGTTCGACCGCCACGTCTTCGTGCCCGGCGAGTACGTCACCGTCACCGAGCACGACGGCATCGCCCGCCCGTTCCGGGTCGCCACGGTGCGCTGAACGACGCCGCGTCGCTCGGCCACTGGACTCGGCACTCCCGCCAACCTATCTCAGGGGCCGGATTTTCGAGGGAGTCCCATGGCCCAAGCGCAAGTGCCCGTGACCGTCCTGACCGGCTATCTCGGCGCCGGCAAGACCACCCTGCTCAACCGCATTCTGAGCGAGCAGCACGGCAAGAAGTACGCCGTCATCGTCAACGAGTTCGGCGAACTCGGCATCGACAACGACCTCGTGGTCAACGCCGACGAGGAAGTCTTCGAGATGAACAACGGCTGTATCTGCTGCACCGTGCGCGGCGACCTGATCCGCATCATCGAAGGGCTGATGAAGCGCAAGCAGAAGTTCGACGGCATCCTGGTCGAGACCACCGGCCTCGCCGATCCGGGACCGGTGGCGCAGACCTTCTTCACCGACGAGGACGTCAAGGCGCGGACGCGCCTCGACGCCATCGTCACCGTGGTCGACGCCAAGCATTTCCTCGGCCAGCTCGAACAGGGCAACGAGGCCGAGGAGCAGGTCGCCTTCGCCGACGTGATCCTGCTCAACAAGACCGACCTGGTGGACCCCGAGGAGCTCGCCGAGGTCGAGGGCAGGATCAAGGCGATCAACCGCTACGCCCGCATCCACCGCACGCAGAAGAGCCAGGTCGAGCTGCAGGCCATTCTCGACAAGGGCGCCTTCGACCTCGACCGCATCCTCGAATTCGAGCCGCACTTCCTCGAGCATGGTCACGACCACGACCACGAGGAGGAGGTGAAGAGCCTGAGCGTCACCGCCGACCGGCCGGTCGATCCCGACAAGTTCCAGAAGTGGATG
This genomic interval carries:
- a CDS encoding GTP-binding protein, with translation MAQAQVPVTVLTGYLGAGKTTLLNRILSEQHGKKYAVIVNEFGELGIDNDLVVNADEEVFEMNNGCICCTVRGDLIRIIEGLMKRKQKFDGILVETTGLADPGPVAQTFFTDEDVKARTRLDAIVTVVDAKHFLGQLEQGNEAEEQVAFADVILLNKTDLVDPEELAEVEGRIKAINRYARIHRTQKSQVELQAILDKGAFDLDRILEFEPHFLEHGHDHDHEEEVKSLSVTADRPVDPDKFQKWMGALLQLRGQDIFRSKGILAIDGAPKRYVYQGVHMMMDAGWGTPWKEGEKRASKLVFIGRNLDGDNLKRGFEDCLK